A genomic region of Manihot esculenta cultivar AM560-2 chromosome 15, M.esculenta_v8, whole genome shotgun sequence contains the following coding sequences:
- the LOC110602180 gene encoding protoporphyrinogen oxidase 2 translates to MASATKGDRNPSSGKRVAVVGAGVSGLAAAYKLKSHGLKVTVFEAEGRAGGRLRSISHDGLIWEEGANTMTEGEHEVENLIDDLGIRDKQQFPISQNKRYIVRNGKPVMIPTNPIALIMSSLLSAQSKCQIILEPFLWKKHESSKVYNAYTEESVGEFFQRHFGKEVVDYLVDPFVEGTSGGDPESLSVRHSFPELWNLENRFGSIIAGAVLAKLSAKREKSRETKVSSEKKKRQRGSFSFLGGMQTLTDLLSKELEKDELRLESKVLSLSYNHDSKSALENWSVSYASKGAKRLQDSSYDAVIATAPLCNVKEMKITKRRNLFPLDFLPEVSYVPLSVIITTFKKENVKRPLEGFGVLVPSKEQENGLKTLGTLFSSMMFPDRAPSDLYLYTTFVGGSRNKELAKASTDDLKQIVTSDLRQLLGAEGEPTFVNHFYWSKAFPLYGRNYASVLEGIEKMEKNLPGFFYAGNHKGGLSVGKAIASGCRAADLVISYLESSSEDKMLKGSLP, encoded by the exons ATGGCATCAGCTACGAAAGGAGATAGAAACCCAA GTTCTGGTAAAAGAGTAGCTGTTGTAGGTGCTGGTGTCAG TGGGCTTGCTGCAGCGTACAAGCTGAAATCTCATGGCTTGAAGGTCACAGTATTTGAAGCTGAAGGAAGAGCTGGAGGAAGGCTGAGAAGTATTTCCCATGATGGTTTGATTTGGGAGGAGGGTGCAAATACCATG ACTGAGGGTGAACATGAGGTCGAGAATTTAATCGATGATCTTGGGATTCGTGACAAACAGCAATTT CCGATTTCACAGAACAAACGGTATATTGTAAGAAATGGGAAGCCAGTGATG ATACCCACAAATCCCATTGCGCTAATCATGAGCAGCCTTCTTTCTGCACAATCAAAG TGTCAGATCATTCTGGAGCCATTTTTGTGGAAGAAACACGAGTCATCAAAAGTGTACAATGCTTATACTGAGGAAAG TGTTGGTGAGTTTTTTCAGCGTCATTTTGGCAAAGAG GTGGTTGATTATCTTGTCGACCCTTTTGTAGAGGGCACAAGTGGTGGAGATCCTGAATCCCTTTCT GTACGCCATTCTTTTCCAGAGTTATGGAATCTGGAAAACCG CTTTGGTTCTATTATTGCTGGGGCTGTTCTGGCAAAGTTATCTGCCAAAAGGGAGAAGAGCAGGGAAACAAAAGTATCTTCAGAAAAGAAGAAACGCCAGCGTGgttcattttcttttctgggTGGAATGCAG ACTCTAACTGACTTGTTGTCCAAAGAGCTCGAGAAAGATGAGCTTAGACTAGAATCAAAGGTCTTGTCATTGTCTTACAATCATGATTCAAAGTCAGCGTTAGAGAATTGGTCAGTTTCTTATGCTTCTAAGGGTGCCAAACGTTTGCAAGACTCATCTTATGATGCTGTCATCGCAACG GCTCCACTGTGCAATGTTAAAGAAATGAAGATCACAAAAAGGAGAAATCTCTTCCCGCTGGACTTTCTTCCTGAG GTGAGTTACGTGCCCTTATCAGTCATTATTACCACTTTTAAGAAGGAGAATGTCAAGAGACCCCTTGAAGGCTTCGGTGTGCTAGTTCCTTCTAAAGAGCAAGAAAATGGTCTAAAAACTCTTG GTACACTCTTTTCCTCTATGATGTTTCCAGATCGTGCACCCAGTGATCTATATCTCTATACAACTTTTGTTGGTGGGAGCCGAAACAAGGAACTGGCAAAAGCTTCAAC GGATGATCTGAAACAGATTGTTACTTCTGACCTTAGGCAACTGTTAGGAGCAGAGGGAGAGCCCACATTTGTGAA TCATTTCTATTGGAGTAAAGCATTTCCATTGTATGGGAGGAATTATGCTTCAGTGCTAGAAGGGATCGAGAAGATGGAGAAAAATTTACCTGGATTCTTCTATGCAG GCAACCATAAAGGTGGACTATCTGTGGGCAAAGCAATAGCATCTGGATGCAGAGCAGCTGATCTTGTAATATCCTATCTGGAGTCTTCTTCAGAGGACAAGATGTTGAAAGGGTCATTACCGTAG